The proteins below are encoded in one region of Poecile atricapillus isolate bPoeAtr1 chromosome 33, bPoeAtr1.hap1, whole genome shotgun sequence:
- the LOC131590375 gene encoding Fc receptor-like protein 3, which produces METPSRCPSCRGHPPGTCLKPLSAMGPSCPPGWPVLQVPAGPLLEGDTVTLRCRGRRDKPVSGVRFYHGEKDLGEPLWGSELSLSPLRLQHSGQYRCGAWGNRWFSRMWLQSEPVSVTVHELFPVPVLEAPAELLAGSPLNLSCLSSRSPLRPLTPLVHRFYRDGRELGGPQGSPQLLLPALGLSGSGNYSCEVQSQGGAVRKSSAPLRVTVLVPVANATISPGALGQQVRAGEPVRLRCSVQVGSAPVTFTWLRHGREVARGPLLELAHVGLAHSGTYQCVATNQLGQDGHRVFRALSPELLLEVTAGGHGHTAARKQQERAPPAPPEEEEEEVLYSRVVSSQRPGGDTGLGHRDTSPIAAAPTQSPRPGALAGSPRAPTLQDPRVIYAELRRPHGRARERGDIDGDVL; this is translated from the exons ATGGAGACTCCATCCCGATGTCCCTCGTGCCGGGGGCACCCACCTGGGACCTGTCTCAAGCCCCTCAGTGCGATGGgaccctcctgtcccccaggCTGGCCAGTGCTGCAGGTGCCGGCGGGGCCACTGCTGGagggggacacggtgacactgCGCTGCCGGGGCAGGCGGGACAAACCGGTCTCCGGGGTGCGGTTCTACCAcggggagaaggatttgggagAACCCCTGTGGGGGTccgagctgtccctgtcccccctgaggctgcagcacagcGGCCAATACCGCTGCGGAGCCTGGGGGAATCGGTGGTTCTCACGGATGTGGCTGCAGTCGGAGCCGGTGTCAGTGACAGTGCACG AGCTCttcccggtgccggtgctggAGGCTCCGGCCGAGCTGCTCGCGGGGTCCCCCCTGAACCTCAGCTGCCTCAGCAGCCGCAGCCCCCTGCGGCCCCTCACCCCCCTCGTGCACCGCTTCTACCGGGACGGGCGGGAGCTGGGGGGCCCGCAGGGGTCCccgcagctgctgctgcccgccCTGGGGCTCTCCGGCTCGGGGAATTACAGCTGCGAGGTGCAGAGCCAGGGGGGGGCCGTGCGGAAGAGCAGCGCCCCGCTCCGCGTCACGGTGCTCG TGCCCGTGGCCAATGCCACCATCAGCCCCggtgccctgggccagcaggTGCGCGCAGGTGAGCCCGTGAGGCTGCGCTGCTCGGTGCAGGTGGGCTCAGCCCCTGTCACCTTCACCTGGCTGCGCCACGGCCGGGAGGTGGCCCGGGGTCCCCTGCTGGAGCTCGCCCACGTCGGGCTGGCACATTCGGGCACCTACCAGTGCGTGGCCACCAACCAGCTGGGACAGGACGGGCACCGCGTGTTCCGGGCACTCAGCCCcgagctgctcctggaggtgacagcggggggacacggCCACACAG ctgccaggaagcagcaggagag ggcccccccggcccccccggaggaggaggaggaggaggtgctgtACAGCCGCGTGGTGAGCAGCCAGCGgccagggggtgacacagggctgggacaccgGGACACGTCACCCATCGCTGCCGCCCCCACCCAGAGCCCACGGCCGGGGGCTCTCGCAGGCTCCCCCCGCGCCCCCACGCTCCAGGACCCCCGGGTGATCTACGCGGAGCTGCGGCGACCCCACGGGCGAGCCCGGGAACGCGGTGACATCGACGGGGACGTGCTGTGA